A stretch of Aquipuribacter hungaricus DNA encodes these proteins:
- a CDS encoding SRPBCC family protein, with the protein MSITSARTVAAPASRVHDLLVDVDAWQLWSPHVVSVDPPGGQVVDGWTGRVRPFFGPATTMRVTRVRPDAGYAWSTRALGHRLDYDWTVRPTGEQRCVVSVTADVHGPAGTVVEGVVGWLSAFGQRRRLERLAVLAEGWQRA; encoded by the coding sequence GTGAGCATCACGAGCGCCCGGACGGTCGCCGCGCCCGCCTCCCGGGTCCACGACCTGCTCGTCGACGTCGACGCCTGGCAGCTGTGGAGCCCCCACGTCGTCTCGGTCGACCCGCCCGGCGGACAGGTGGTCGACGGCTGGACCGGCCGGGTCCGGCCCTTCTTCGGGCCCGCGACCACCATGCGCGTCACCCGGGTCCGGCCGGACGCCGGCTACGCGTGGTCCACCCGGGCGCTCGGGCACCGGCTCGACTACGACTGGACGGTGCGACCGACCGGCGAGCAGCGGTGCGTCGTGTCCGTCACCGCCGACGTGCACGGGCCGGCGGGGACCGTCGTGGAGGGCGTGGTGGGCTGGTTGTCGGCGTTCGGGCAGCGCCGGCGGCTGGAGCGGCTGGCGGTTCTGGCCGAGGGGTGGCAGCGGGCGTGA
- a CDS encoding glycosyltransferase family 39 protein: MTTQQDRDGASLATRARGVPEWAWVALALVALLAAVGSRYGFHRDELYFVEAGRHPALAYADQPALVPLLATAWHDLVGGALWAFRLVPALAAGGVVAVSALTARELGADARATTWTAVVVATATTLAVTGHLFGTTVFDVLTTSALVLGLLRAVRRGSAGSWLLVGVLAAVALLVKTLPATVLLCAVIALLAVGPREVFRSPRAWLAAALAAVGLAPTLVWQQAEGWPQAALAASIATGGSGTSVDRALLLPMLATLTGPLTAGVLVVGAVVLWRTPGRRWAALVPALLVLVVLATGGKPYYLMGVVPLLVAAGVPACLRWAARGHEARRTGLLTGLVAVNAVVGAVLALPLLPPSLAPVDVVYDHGEQVGWPELAAAVEDASLDTGAELVLTRNYGEAGALDSARDRGAELPPVVSGHNAYWWWGPPEGEPQAVLVVGRWSEQELGRWFVSCVVVDELGNDAGVDNDEAGAPLRLCDGAQRPWAEMWPEVRRLG, translated from the coding sequence GTGACGACGCAGCAGGACCGGGACGGCGCCTCGCTCGCGACGCGGGCCCGCGGGGTGCCGGAGTGGGCCTGGGTCGCGCTCGCCCTGGTCGCCTTGCTCGCCGCCGTCGGCTCCCGGTACGGGTTCCACCGCGACGAGCTGTACTTCGTCGAGGCCGGCAGGCACCCCGCGCTGGCCTACGCCGACCAGCCGGCGCTCGTCCCGCTGCTCGCGACGGCCTGGCACGACCTGGTGGGCGGGGCGCTGTGGGCCTTCCGCCTGGTGCCGGCCCTGGCCGCCGGCGGGGTAGTCGCGGTGTCCGCCCTGACCGCCCGCGAGCTCGGCGCCGACGCCCGGGCGACCACCTGGACCGCCGTCGTGGTCGCCACCGCCACGACGCTGGCGGTCACCGGGCACCTGTTCGGCACGACCGTCTTCGACGTCCTGACGACCTCGGCCCTCGTCCTCGGACTGCTGCGGGCTGTGCGCCGGGGCAGCGCGGGGTCGTGGCTGCTGGTCGGCGTGCTCGCCGCGGTGGCGCTGCTCGTCAAGACCCTGCCCGCGACCGTCCTGCTCTGCGCCGTCATCGCCCTGCTGGCCGTCGGACCGCGCGAGGTGTTCCGGTCGCCGCGGGCCTGGCTCGCCGCGGCTCTCGCCGCCGTCGGCCTCGCCCCGACCCTGGTGTGGCAGCAGGCCGAGGGGTGGCCGCAGGCGGCGCTGGCGGCCTCCATCGCGACGGGCGGGTCGGGCACGTCGGTCGACCGCGCGCTGCTGCTCCCCATGCTCGCCACCCTGACCGGCCCGCTCACCGCGGGCGTGCTCGTCGTCGGCGCGGTCGTGCTGTGGCGCACGCCCGGGCGCCGCTGGGCCGCCCTGGTGCCCGCCCTGCTCGTGCTCGTCGTGCTCGCCACCGGCGGCAAGCCGTACTACCTCATGGGGGTGGTGCCGCTGCTCGTCGCCGCGGGCGTGCCCGCCTGCCTGCGCTGGGCCGCGCGCGGCCACGAGGCCAGGCGCACCGGCCTCCTCACCGGTCTCGTCGCCGTCAACGCCGTGGTGGGGGCCGTCCTCGCGCTCCCGCTGCTGCCGCCGTCGCTCGCCCCGGTCGACGTCGTCTACGACCACGGGGAGCAGGTGGGCTGGCCGGAGCTCGCGGCCGCGGTCGAGGACGCGTCGCTGGACACCGGTGCCGAGCTGGTCCTCACCCGCAACTACGGCGAGGCCGGCGCGCTGGACAGTGCGCGCGACCGCGGCGCCGAGCTCCCCCCGGTCGTCTCCGGCCACAACGCCTACTGGTGGTGGGGGCCACCGGAGGGTGAGCCGCAGGCGGTCCTCGTCGTCGGCCGCTGGTCGGAGCAGGAGCTGGGCCGGTGGTTCGTCTCCTGCGTCGTCGTCGACGAGCTCGGGAACGACGCCGGGGTGGACAACGACGAGGCAGGGGCCCCGCTCCGGCTGTGCGACGGGGCGCAGCGGCCGTGGGCCGAGATGTGGCCGGAGGTGCGCCGGCTCGGCTGA
- a CDS encoding polyribonucleotide nucleotidyltransferase, giving the protein MVDVHTAEAVIDNGRFGTRTIRFETGRLAKLAAGSAVAYLDDETMLLSATTASKHPKSHFDFFPLTVDVEERMYAAGQIPGSFFRREGRPGTEAILTCRLIDRPLRPSFVDGLRNEIQVVVSVLSLNPQDSYDVVAINAASLSTQLAGLPFSGPVAGVRIALVEGQWVAFPTHDQIDDAVFSMVVAGRVTDTGDVAIMMVEAEATDTAFEKIQMGAQAPTEDVVAGGLEAAKPFLKVLIEAQQKVASGAAKETRDYPLFPAYQQDAYDAVTGAAESDLAAALQIADKLEREARLDEIKAATLESLAGSFDGREGELSAAVRSVTKRLIRQRVLKDKVRIDGRGLADIRQLSAEVEVLPRVHGSALFERGDTQIMGVTTLNMLKLEQKIDSLGPVKTKRYMHHYNFPPFSTGETGRVGSPKRREIGHGMLAERALTPVLPSREDFPYAIRQVSEALGSNGSTSMGSVCASTMSLLNAGVPLRAPVAGIAMGLISDTVDGETTYAALTDILGAEDAFGDMDFKVAGTREFVTAIQLDTKLDGIPASVLASALTQAKQARLHILDVMAEAIDEPDEMSPFAPRIITVKVPVDKIGEVIGPKGKIINQIQDDTGADISIEDDGTVFIGAVDGPSAEAARTAINQIANPTMPEVGERYLGTVVKTTTFGAFIALMPGKDGLLHISKMRDLVGGKRVDNVDDVVSVGQKVQVEISEIDQRGKLSLSVVTPEGADAATADAVQSVATVEA; this is encoded by the coding sequence GTGGTAGACGTCCACACCGCCGAGGCCGTGATCGACAACGGTCGCTTCGGCACCCGCACCATCCGCTTCGAGACCGGCCGCCTCGCCAAGCTGGCCGCCGGCTCCGCCGTCGCCTACCTGGACGACGAGACCATGCTGCTGAGCGCGACGACGGCCAGCAAGCACCCCAAGAGCCACTTCGACTTCTTCCCCCTGACGGTGGACGTCGAGGAGCGCATGTACGCCGCGGGCCAAATCCCCGGCTCGTTCTTCCGCCGCGAGGGCCGTCCCGGCACCGAGGCGATCCTCACCTGCCGCCTCATCGACCGCCCGCTGCGCCCGTCGTTCGTCGACGGCCTCCGCAACGAGATCCAGGTCGTCGTCAGCGTGCTGTCGCTGAACCCCCAGGACTCCTACGACGTCGTCGCGATCAACGCCGCGTCGCTGTCCACCCAGCTCGCCGGCCTGCCCTTCTCGGGCCCGGTCGCCGGCGTCCGCATCGCCCTCGTCGAGGGCCAGTGGGTCGCGTTCCCGACCCACGACCAGATCGACGACGCCGTGTTCAGCATGGTCGTGGCCGGCCGGGTCACCGACACCGGCGACGTCGCGATCATGATGGTCGAGGCCGAGGCCACCGACACCGCCTTCGAGAAGATCCAGATGGGTGCCCAGGCCCCGACCGAGGACGTCGTCGCCGGCGGCCTCGAGGCGGCCAAGCCCTTCCTCAAGGTGCTCATCGAGGCCCAGCAGAAGGTCGCCTCCGGCGCCGCCAAGGAGACCCGCGACTACCCGCTGTTCCCGGCGTACCAGCAGGACGCGTACGACGCCGTCACCGGTGCGGCCGAGAGCGACCTGGCCGCCGCCCTGCAGATCGCCGACAAGCTCGAGCGCGAGGCCCGCCTGGACGAGATCAAGGCCGCCACGCTGGAGTCCCTGGCCGGCAGCTTCGACGGCCGCGAGGGCGAGCTGTCCGCCGCGGTCCGCTCGGTCACCAAGCGCCTCATCCGCCAGCGCGTCCTGAAGGACAAGGTCCGCATCGACGGCCGCGGCCTGGCCGACATCCGCCAGCTGTCCGCCGAGGTCGAGGTCCTGCCCCGCGTCCACGGCTCGGCGCTGTTCGAGCGTGGCGACACCCAGATCATGGGCGTCACCACCCTCAACATGCTCAAGCTCGAGCAGAAGATCGACTCGCTCGGCCCGGTGAAGACCAAGCGCTACATGCACCACTACAACTTCCCGCCGTTCAGCACCGGCGAGACCGGCCGCGTCGGCAGTCCCAAGCGCCGCGAGATCGGCCACGGCATGCTCGCCGAGCGCGCCCTGACCCCGGTCCTGCCCAGCCGCGAGGACTTCCCCTACGCGATCCGCCAGGTCTCCGAGGCCCTCGGCTCCAACGGCTCGACCTCGATGGGCTCGGTCTGCGCGTCCACGATGTCGCTGCTCAACGCCGGTGTGCCGCTGCGCGCCCCGGTCGCGGGCATCGCCATGGGCCTGATCTCGGACACCGTCGACGGAGAGACCACGTACGCCGCCCTCACCGACATCCTCGGCGCCGAGGACGCGTTCGGCGACATGGACTTCAAGGTCGCCGGCACCCGCGAGTTCGTCACGGCGATCCAGCTGGACACCAAGCTCGACGGCATCCCCGCCTCGGTGCTCGCCTCGGCGCTCACCCAGGCCAAGCAGGCCCGCCTGCACATCCTCGACGTCATGGCCGAGGCCATCGACGAGCCCGACGAGATGAGCCCCTTCGCGCCGCGGATCATCACGGTCAAGGTCCCGGTCGACAAGATCGGCGAGGTGATCGGGCCCAAGGGCAAGATCATCAACCAGATCCAGGACGACACGGGCGCCGACATCTCCATCGAGGACGACGGCACCGTGTTCATCGGCGCGGTCGACGGCCCCTCGGCCGAGGCCGCCCGCACGGCGATCAACCAGATCGCCAACCCGACCATGCCGGAGGTCGGCGAGCGCTACCTGGGCACGGTCGTCAAGACGACCACGTTCGGCGCGTTCATCGCCCTCATGCCCGGCAAGGACGGCCTGCTGCACATCTCCAAGATGCGTGACCTGGTCGGCGGCAAGCGCGTGGACAACGTCGACGACGTGGTCAGCGTGGGCCAGAAGGTCCAGGTCGAGATCTCGGAGATCGACCAGCGGGGCAAGCTCTCCCTGTCGGTCGTCACCCCCGAGGGCGCCGACGCCGCCACCGCCGACGCCGTGCAGTCCGTCGCGACCGTCGAGGCCTGA
- a CDS encoding CGNR zinc finger domain-containing protein, whose product MVFAHDTEVALAAAAALANTRADDGGADALARVEDLDAFVAGWSYTGSRAAPRDRADELAAIRALREEVARLWTAGDADTVAEGVNRLLADGAARPHLARHDGWDWHLHATSPDQPLGTRMAVECGMALLDVVRAGELDRLKVCDADDCSDLHVDLSRNRSRRYCGTRCGNRADAAAYRARKAAGE is encoded by the coding sequence GTGGTCTTCGCCCATGACACCGAGGTCGCGCTCGCCGCCGCCGCGGCGCTGGCCAACACCCGCGCCGACGACGGCGGCGCGGACGCCCTGGCGCGCGTCGAGGACCTGGACGCGTTCGTCGCCGGGTGGTCGTACACGGGCAGCCGTGCGGCCCCGCGCGACCGCGCCGACGAGCTCGCCGCGATCCGTGCGCTGCGCGAGGAGGTGGCCAGGCTGTGGACCGCGGGCGACGCCGACACGGTCGCCGAGGGCGTCAACCGGCTGCTCGCCGACGGCGCCGCCCGGCCGCACCTGGCCCGTCACGACGGCTGGGACTGGCACCTGCACGCGACCTCGCCGGACCAGCCGCTCGGCACGCGCATGGCCGTGGAGTGCGGGATGGCCCTGCTGGACGTCGTGCGCGCCGGGGAGCTGGACCGGCTCAAGGTCTGCGACGCCGACGACTGCTCCGACCTGCACGTCGACCTGTCGCGCAACCGCTCCCGGCGCTACTGCGGCACGCGCTGCGGCAACCGTGCCGACGCCGCGGCATACCGCGCGCGGAAGGCCGCGGGGGAGTAG
- a CDS encoding DUF3097 domain-containing protein — translation MSPALPPRTGGPHDRYAGDVLAARRRPPVVEEVPAEPGLVVEEVTTGWCGAVLRCEKAGGMHVVVLEDRRLRTRTFPLGPDFLLEGRPVTLVRPRAAAPAVAPGRTASGSVAVAGQRARVARASRILVEGKHDAELVERVWGADLRVEGVVVEALDGVDDLADALRGFRPGPGRRIGVLVDHLVAGTKEWREAEAVSRSPALRDHVLVVGHPYVDVWQAVRPQRVGLDAWPVVPRGRPWKEGVLAHLGWPCTSAQDVGRGWGRILGTVRSWTDLEPELLGRVEELIDFVTGDEADR, via the coding sequence GTGAGCCCAGCCCTTCCCCCTCGTACCGGGGGCCCCCATGACCGGTACGCCGGGGACGTCCTCGCCGCCCGCCGCCGTCCCCCCGTCGTCGAGGAGGTCCCCGCCGAGCCGGGTCTCGTCGTGGAGGAGGTCACCACCGGCTGGTGCGGCGCCGTGCTGCGCTGCGAGAAGGCCGGGGGCATGCACGTCGTCGTGCTCGAGGACCGCCGGCTGCGGACCCGCACCTTCCCCCTCGGGCCGGACTTCCTGCTCGAGGGCCGGCCGGTCACGCTCGTCCGACCCCGTGCCGCGGCGCCGGCCGTGGCACCGGGCCGCACCGCCAGCGGGTCGGTCGCCGTCGCCGGCCAGCGCGCCCGCGTCGCTCGCGCCAGCCGGATCCTCGTCGAGGGCAAGCACGACGCCGAGCTCGTCGAGCGGGTGTGGGGCGCCGACCTGCGCGTCGAAGGGGTCGTCGTGGAGGCGCTCGACGGCGTCGACGACCTCGCCGACGCGCTGCGCGGCTTCCGCCCCGGCCCGGGCCGGCGGATCGGCGTGCTCGTCGACCACCTCGTCGCCGGGACCAAGGAGTGGCGGGAGGCCGAGGCGGTGTCCCGCTCGCCCGCGCTGCGCGACCACGTCCTCGTCGTCGGCCACCCCTACGTCGACGTCTGGCAGGCGGTCCGGCCGCAGCGCGTCGGGCTGGACGCCTGGCCGGTCGTCCCGCGCGGCCGGCCGTGGAAGGAGGGCGTGCTCGCCCACCTGGGCTGGCCCTGCACGAGCGCCCAGGACGTCGGCCGCGGCTGGGGCCGGATCCTCGGCACGGTGCGCTCCTGGACCGACCTGGAGCCGGAGCTGCTGGGCCGGGTCGAGGAGCTCATCGACTTCGTCACCGGGGACGAGGCCGACCGCTGA
- a CDS encoding AzlC family ABC transporter permease, translated as MSTVGGLSTPEAVRAARRDGIGLGLLGVYGVSFGAVAVASGLSPLQAVVLSALGFTGGSQFAFAAVAAAGGAPVTGLASAWLLGLRNTLYAVRLTDLLPRRAVPRLLASLLVIDETTSMAVRHEENGPAAARAGFWTTGVGLFTTWNLTTVLGAYGVQAMGDPSALGLDAAAPAAFLALVWPYLRHRRTAAVAALAAVVALLLSLVAPAGVPVLAGGAVALLGLDRRWRS; from the coding sequence GTGAGCACGGTCGGCGGGCTCTCGACCCCCGAGGCCGTCCGTGCCGCCCGCCGCGACGGGATCGGGCTCGGGCTGCTCGGGGTGTACGGCGTGAGCTTCGGGGCGGTGGCGGTCGCGTCCGGGCTGTCGCCGCTGCAGGCGGTCGTGCTGTCCGCGCTGGGGTTCACGGGCGGGTCTCAGTTCGCGTTCGCCGCCGTCGCCGCCGCGGGCGGGGCGCCCGTCACGGGCCTGGCGTCGGCGTGGCTGCTCGGCCTGCGCAACACGCTGTACGCGGTCCGGCTCACCGACCTGCTGCCGCGGCGGGCGGTGCCGCGCCTGCTCGCCTCGCTGCTGGTCATCGACGAGACGACGAGCATGGCCGTCCGGCACGAGGAGAACGGGCCGGCCGCCGCCCGCGCGGGGTTCTGGACCACGGGCGTCGGGCTGTTCACGACGTGGAACCTCACGACCGTGCTCGGGGCCTACGGCGTGCAGGCGATGGGCGACCCCTCGGCGCTCGGCCTGGACGCCGCCGCGCCCGCCGCGTTCCTCGCGCTGGTATGGCCATACCTGCGCCACCGCCGCACCGCGGCCGTCGCCGCCCTGGCCGCCGTCGTGGCCCTGCTGCTGTCCCTCGTCGCCCCGGCCGGCGTCCCGGTCCTCGCCGGCGGCGCGGTGGCCCTGCTCGGCCTGGACCGCAGGTGGCGATCGTGA
- a CDS encoding DMT family transporter codes for MSSTPPPAPRLSSGLWLALASAAAFGSSGPFAKSLLESGWSPAAAVTARIVVAALVLLPPALVLLRGRWHLLRRNAGLLLTYGVVAVAAVQLAFFTAVTTLSVGVALLLEYLGVVLVVLWLWARHGQRPRRWTVVGIVLAVLGLVLVLDVLGGMRVDGVGVLWALGAAVGLAAYFVLSARADTGLPPLVVAAAGLVVGGVALVLAGLVGIVPMTAGTGDVQLAGLTTPWWVPVAGLSLVAAAFAYASGVSATRRLGSKIASFVGLTEVLFSLFFSWLLLDELPLPVQLLGGAFVVAGVVAVRYDELTRPEDPAPDDARPPATTLSPVEP; via the coding sequence ATGAGCAGCACGCCGCCCCCCGCTCCCCGCCTGTCCTCGGGCCTGTGGCTCGCGCTCGCCTCCGCCGCGGCGTTCGGCAGCTCCGGGCCGTTCGCCAAGTCGCTGCTGGAGTCCGGCTGGAGCCCGGCCGCCGCGGTGACGGCCCGGATCGTCGTGGCCGCCCTCGTCCTGCTGCCGCCGGCGCTCGTCCTGCTGCGCGGGCGCTGGCACCTGCTGCGCCGCAACGCCGGGCTGCTGCTCACCTACGGGGTGGTGGCCGTGGCCGCGGTGCAGCTCGCCTTCTTCACCGCGGTGACGACGCTGTCGGTCGGGGTCGCGCTGCTGCTGGAGTACCTCGGCGTCGTGCTCGTCGTGCTCTGGCTGTGGGCGCGGCACGGCCAGCGGCCCCGCCGGTGGACCGTGGTCGGCATCGTCCTCGCCGTCCTCGGACTCGTCCTCGTCCTCGACGTCCTCGGCGGCATGCGCGTCGACGGGGTCGGCGTGCTCTGGGCGCTCGGGGCGGCCGTCGGCCTGGCCGCGTACTTCGTCCTGTCGGCCCGCGCCGACACCGGGCTGCCGCCGCTGGTCGTGGCCGCCGCCGGCCTGGTCGTGGGCGGCGTCGCCCTCGTGCTCGCCGGGCTGGTCGGGATCGTGCCGATGACGGCCGGCACGGGAGACGTGCAGCTCGCCGGGCTCACGACGCCCTGGTGGGTGCCGGTCGCCGGCCTGAGCCTGGTGGCGGCCGCCTTCGCCTACGCCTCCGGCGTCTCCGCCACCCGCCGCCTCGGGTCCAAGATCGCCTCGTTCGTCGGCCTCACCGAGGTGCTGTTCAGCCTGTTCTTCTCGTGGCTGCTGCTCGACGAGCTGCCCCTGCCCGTGCAGCTGCTGGGCGGCGCGTTCGTCGTCGCCGGCGTGGTGGCGGTCCGCTACGACGAGCTGACCCGACCGGAGGACCCCGCACCCGACGACGCCCGGCCGCCGGCCACCACGCTCTCGCCCGTCGAGCCCTGA
- a CDS encoding GGDEF domain-containing protein, giving the protein MSEARPAPRWWAWLLERHLSRGPRAPRLTAAERARLQEELERLTGIDAMTGLLNRSTARQRLHAENLGGTAGVMLLLDLDSFKAVNDQFGYVTGDVALCVLADRFRDACPDGSTLSRWSGEEFLVLLPGATLREGVVLALELAAAVRAPVDARGTTLYLRASVGVARWTDGDVEGCTDRAEACAYRAKESQDDVVTEGDLLG; this is encoded by the coding sequence GTGAGCGAGGCACGGCCTGCGCCCCGGTGGTGGGCGTGGCTCCTCGAGAGACACCTCTCGCGGGGGCCGAGGGCCCCGCGGCTGACCGCCGCGGAGAGGGCACGCCTGCAGGAAGAGCTCGAGAGGCTGACGGGTATCGATGCGATGACCGGTCTGCTGAACCGCTCCACGGCTCGCCAGCGCCTGCACGCTGAGAACCTCGGGGGCACAGCGGGTGTGATGTTGCTGCTGGACCTCGACAGCTTCAAGGCCGTCAACGACCAGTTCGGGTACGTCACGGGCGACGTCGCGCTGTGCGTCCTCGCCGACCGTTTCCGCGACGCCTGCCCAGACGGTTCGACCCTGTCACGGTGGAGCGGTGAAGAGTTCCTCGTCCTGCTCCCCGGGGCGACGCTGAGGGAGGGCGTCGTCCTGGCGCTGGAGCTCGCTGCAGCGGTCCGGGCACCGGTCGATGCGCGAGGCACCACCCTGTACCTGCGCGCGAGCGTCGGTGTGGCGCGGTGGACGGACGGTGACGTGGAGGGATGCACGGACAGGGCCGAGGCCTGCGCCTACCGGGCCAAGGAGAGTCAGGACGACGTCGTCACCGAAGGCGACCTACTCGGCTGA
- a CDS encoding TIGR02453 family protein, with protein MSERAFTGFGEDFPHFFDGLEADNSKAYWDDHRPVYETQVRAPLLALLADLEPEFGTGKVFRPYRDVRFSNDKSPYKTQAAGHTHGKDGRSSLYLHVSAEGLFLAGGYWRMERDQVARYRAAVDDEGSGRSLERLVRALERDGWSRSGDQLTRAPRGFSPDHPRIGLLRHKGLALSREWDTEPWLFDARAVDVVAEHWRALAPLDRWLHRHVGPHVPDATDRDEAARR; from the coding sequence GTGAGCGAGCGCGCCTTCACGGGCTTCGGCGAGGACTTCCCCCACTTCTTCGACGGCCTCGAGGCCGACAACTCCAAGGCCTACTGGGACGACCACCGGCCGGTGTACGAGACGCAGGTCCGCGCACCCCTGCTGGCGCTGCTGGCGGACCTGGAGCCGGAGTTCGGCACCGGCAAGGTGTTCCGCCCCTACCGCGACGTCCGGTTCAGCAACGACAAGAGCCCGTACAAGACCCAGGCCGCCGGCCACACGCACGGCAAGGACGGCCGGTCCTCGCTGTACCTGCACGTGAGCGCCGAGGGCCTGTTCCTGGCCGGCGGCTACTGGCGGATGGAGCGCGACCAGGTCGCCCGCTACCGCGCCGCCGTCGACGACGAGGGCAGCGGCCGCTCGCTGGAGCGGCTGGTGCGCGCCCTCGAGCGCGACGGCTGGTCCCGGTCCGGGGACCAGCTGACCCGGGCCCCGCGCGGCTTCTCCCCCGACCACCCCCGGATCGGTCTCCTCCGGCACAAGGGCCTGGCCCTGTCGCGGGAGTGGGACACCGAGCCGTGGCTGTTCGACGCACGCGCGGTCGACGTCGTCGCCGAGCACTGGCGGGCCCTGGCCCCGCTCGACCGGTGGCTGCACCGCCACGTCGGCCCGCACGTCCCCGACGCCACCGACCGCGACGAGGCCGCCCGGCGGTGA
- a CDS encoding bifunctional riboflavin kinase/FAD synthetase, with protein sequence MHVWRALGDVPAGDGPAVVTVGNFDGVHRGHAAVLGQVTDLARERGARALAITFEPHPLHVLRPDIAPPLVTGPDQRVELLAETGLDGLLVQHFDLALAGQSPEEWVAGTVVGALGCTTVVIGTDVRFGYKNSGDLTTLRELGARYGFDVVALRDVEAPQGRRWSSSWVRACLAEGDVAGAADVLGRHHRLDATVVHGDHRGRELGYPTANLGPDLQGLVPADGVYSGWLTPRDDRDGGGLRMPAAVSIGTNPQFDGLERRVEAYVLDATGLDLYDRPVRVELVDRLRPTLRFDDVDALVVQMGRDVDEARRGLGVAAG encoded by the coding sequence GTGCACGTGTGGAGAGCGCTGGGCGACGTCCCCGCCGGGGACGGCCCCGCCGTCGTCACCGTCGGCAACTTCGACGGCGTCCACCGCGGCCACGCCGCCGTGCTCGGGCAGGTCACCGACCTCGCCCGCGAGCGCGGCGCCCGCGCCCTGGCGATCACGTTCGAGCCGCACCCGCTGCACGTGCTGCGCCCCGACATCGCGCCACCCCTGGTCACCGGTCCGGACCAGCGGGTCGAGCTGCTCGCCGAGACCGGCCTCGACGGTCTGCTCGTCCAGCACTTCGACCTGGCGCTGGCCGGCCAGAGCCCCGAGGAGTGGGTCGCCGGCACGGTCGTCGGCGCGCTCGGCTGCACCACCGTGGTCATCGGCACCGACGTGCGGTTCGGCTACAAGAACTCCGGCGACCTCACGACGCTGCGGGAGCTCGGGGCGCGCTACGGCTTCGACGTGGTCGCCCTCCGGGACGTCGAGGCGCCGCAGGGCCGGCGCTGGTCGTCCAGCTGGGTGCGCGCGTGCCTCGCCGAGGGCGACGTCGCCGGTGCGGCCGACGTGCTGGGACGCCACCACCGGCTCGACGCGACCGTCGTCCACGGCGACCACCGGGGCCGCGAGCTCGGCTACCCGACCGCGAACCTGGGGCCGGACCTGCAGGGGCTCGTCCCGGCCGACGGCGTGTACTCCGGCTGGCTGACGCCCCGTGACGACCGTGACGGCGGCGGCCTCCGCATGCCGGCCGCGGTGTCCATCGGCACCAACCCGCAGTTCGACGGCCTCGAGCGGCGGGTGGAGGCCTACGTCCTCGACGCCACCGGCCTCGACCTCTACGACCGCCCCGTGCGCGTGGAGCTCGTCGACCGGCTGCGCCCGACACTCCGCTTCGACGACGTCGACGCCCTGGTCGTGCAGATGGGCCGCGACGTCGACGAGGCCCGTCGCGGCCTCGGGGTCGCAGCCGGCTGA
- the rpsO gene encoding 30S ribosomal protein S15 yields MPLDSAVKKQIIADFGANETDTGSPEVQVAMLTKRITDLTEHLKVHAHDHHTRRGLLLLVGQRRRMLQYLQRTDIARYRSLIERLGLRR; encoded by the coding sequence ATGCCCCTCGACTCTGCCGTCAAGAAGCAGATCATCGCCGACTTCGGCGCCAACGAGACCGACACCGGTTCTCCCGAGGTGCAGGTCGCGATGCTCACCAAGCGCATCACCGACCTGACCGAGCACCTCAAGGTGCACGCGCACGACCACCACACCCGCCGGGGGCTGCTGCTCCTGGTCGGGCAGCGCCGCCGGATGCTGCAGTACCTGCAGCGCACGGACATCGCGCGCTACCGCTCGCTCATCGAGCGGCTCGGCCTGCGTCGCTGA
- a CDS encoding AzlD domain-containing protein — protein MSWLAVCLCAAGLFAQKAAGAFVPRAWVSGVRVRSVLALLPPAMLGALVLTQAAGAGDGLVVDLRLLGLAVAAVALALRAPFLLVLVLAVASTAVARLLL, from the coding sequence GTGAGCTGGCTCGCCGTGTGCCTCTGCGCGGCCGGGCTGTTCGCGCAGAAGGCCGCCGGGGCGTTCGTGCCGCGCGCGTGGGTGTCCGGGGTCCGGGTCCGCTCGGTGCTCGCCCTGCTCCCGCCCGCGATGCTCGGGGCGCTCGTGCTCACCCAGGCCGCGGGTGCGGGCGACGGGCTCGTCGTCGACCTGCGGCTGCTCGGCCTCGCCGTGGCCGCCGTGGCGCTGGCGCTGCGGGCGCCGTTCCTCCTGGTCCTCGTCCTGGCGGTGGCGAGCACCGCGGTGGCCCGGCTCCTGCTCTGA